CAAAGAATTTTGTTTTACAAACCCTGTGGCTGCACACTTATTGCTTCAAAAAATAACCGATACCACCATTGCTTATTTAAAGGAAAAAGTAAAAGCAGGTTGTAATGCTGTACAAGTATTCGATTCTTGGGGTGGCATGCTTTCACCCGTAGACTATCAAGAATTTTCATGGCAATACATCCAACAAATTATCGACGCTGTAAAAGAGGACGCCCCTGTAATTGCTTTTGGTAAAGGCTGTTGGTTCGCGTTAAACGACATGGCTAAATCGGGCGCTTCTGCTTTAGGAATTGATTGGACGTGTTCTGCAAGAAATGCACGTTATTTAACGGGAGGAAACATAACACTTCAAGGTAATTTCGACCCTTCACGTTTATTATCGCCACCTGCTGAAATCAAGAAAATGGTTCACCAAATGATTAATGAATTTGGTAAAGACAAATACATTGTTAACCTTGGCCATGGTATTTTACCTAACATTCCGTTAGAAAATGCAAAGGCTTTTGTAGATGCTGTTAAAGAATATAAAATCCCATCTTAATCTTCCCAAAAGGAAGGAACTCATACTGGGAATCTTATTAGAAAATCTACCATACTGAATTATTATGTTTTCTAAATTGAAAGTCAAATAACAATATTTAATAACAAAATAGTTTCTTCTCCTTTGGAGAGGATTAATGAGATGAATGATTAAAAACATAGCCTTAGGAATACAAGCATATTTTGGTGCGTTTGGTTTAATTTCTAAACTAAAACTCTGGAAATATTTTGCAGTTCCTATGCTTATAAGTTTTATTACTGCCATTTTTATTGGTATTTCTGCTTACGGGTTATCCGATAATATTGGGTTTTACATCTCAAAACTTTGGATTTGGAACTGGGGTAAAGAAACCTTTACAACCATCGGCAATATTATTGGAGGACTGTTTATAATCATGATCGGTCTTATACTATTTAAGCACATCATAATGGCATTATCAGCACCGTTTATGAGTCCTGTTTCCGAAAAAATTGAAAATCATTTAATTGGAGAGAGACATACACACCGCAAAACATCATTTAGTGAGCAACTTTGGAGAGGTATCAGAATAAATGTTAGAAATTTAAGTTTTGAGTTATTATTAACCATTCCTATTTTACTTCTTGGTTTTATTCCCGTAATTGGTGTTTTCTCAACAATTTTATTGTTTATAGTTCAAGCTTATTATGCTGGTTTTGGTAATATGGATTATACGTTGGAACGCCATTTTAAATACAATGAAAGTATTCAATTTGTTAAAAATCATCGAGGTTTAGCTATTGGAAATGGCATTGTTTTTATGCTGTTTTTGTTAATTCCTGTCATTGGTGTTATTTTAGTACTGCCTCTTTCAGTAACTGCTGCTTCGGTAAAAACGATTGAAGCATTACAATTAAAATCTCATTTACCTAATGCTATTTAAATTTGAAACTTTTTATATCGAACCTGTTCAAATACAAGATTCTTGGGCTATTTGCGATTTCGTAGTTTCAAACGACGACCGGTTAAAACGCTATTTTCCAAAAACTTTAGAACAAAACTTAACCCCAGATTTATCTAAACGATTTATTGACAAAACCATAAAAGAACAGCAATTAAAAGAAACCTTCTTATTCGCCTTAAAAGAAAATAAGACCAAGAAAATAATAGGGTTAGTTTATATTAAAAATATTGATTGGTTAAAAAAACAAGGTGAATTTGCATATTGTGTTGGCTACCAATATGAAGGCAAAGGACTCATTAGTCAATCTGTAAAAGTTTTATCAAAATATGCCTTTGACGTTTTAGGTTTAGAAGCACTTCAAATTATAGTCCATAAATCGAATATTAGTAGTATTAAGGTTGCAGAAAATTGTAATTTTAAATGGCAAAGCATTTTAGAAAACGAATTTACTCCAGTTGATGAAAACCCATTAAACATGGAGTTGTACGAATTATTAAAAAACAAAGAATTTCATGGTTAAAAAAGTATTACTCTCCCCATTTCAAAAATTTGTTAAAATAGAAAGTTCTAGTGGTATTTTATTACTGCTGGCCACTATTTTGGCTCTAATTTGGGCAAACTCTCCATTTTCTGAAAGTTACCAATCACTCTGGCAATATAAAGTAGGTTTTGTTACAGAAGGTTTTGAATTAAATAAGCCTATTATTCTATGGATAAACGATGGTTTAATGGCTATTTTCTTTTTCTTGATAGGTTTAGAAATTAAACGTGAGTTCCTTATTGGAGAGCTTAATTCCATGAAAAAACTGGCGTTTCCTCTTTTTGGAGCCGTGGGAGGTATTATTGTACCCGTTTTATTGTTTTTTATAATGAATAAAAACCCTGAAACATTTCAAGGTTGGGGCATTCCCATGGCAACTGATATTGCGTTTTCATTAGCCCTTTTAAATGCTCTTGGAAGCAGAGTCCCTTTAAGTCTTAAAATATTTTTAACAGCTTTCGCAATTGTAGACGATTTAGGTGCTGTTTTGGTTATTGCTATATTCTATAGCAGCAATATCCAATTAGGCTTGTTAGGTATGGCGTTATTACTATTAACGGTTTTGTATTTACTATCATACAAAGGGTATTACTCTAAGTTTATTATGATATTCTTAGGAATCATTATTTGGACACTGTTCTTAAAATCTGGTATCCATCCTACATTAGCTGGTATTTTATTAGCTTTTTCCGTACCTATTCATCAAAAAATTAAAACACCGGAGTTTATTGATAATTTGGTTACTATCACAAACAATATTAAACAAGCTTCCATATCAAAAAAACCTATTTTATCAAAAGAACAAATTCAACAAATTGATGATTTAGAAGATTGGACCAATAAATACCAATCACCCTTACAGCATTTAGAACATAGTTTACACGATTGGGTAGCTTATTTCATCATTCCCTTATTTGCATTGGCAAATTCTGGTGTTATATTAAATAGCGGTATGGATATAGAAATGGCTTTAGTAATAAGCATTAGTATTTGTTTGATATTAGGAAAAAGTATTGGTATAACCTCAATTATTTTTATAGCTAGAAAATTAAAACTCATTGAAGTTCCAGCTGATATTAGTAACCAACAAATTGTTGGTGTATCATTTTTAGCAGGTATTGGTTTTACAATGGCTATTTTTATAGCAAGCTTAGCTTTTTCTGAGAGTCCAAAATACATCGATTCTGCAAAAATTGGTATTTTAATTGGCTCTGTTATCGCAGCATTAATAGGCTATATTATTTTACGTTATAAAAAGCAATAATGAAATAAAAAGACCTGTAAGGTTTCAAAATCTTACAGGAAAAAAAACTAAGGAACAAAACAATAACCTCAACCCGCAAAGACTCAAAGACTTTGTAGATTTATCCATGAAAGACAAATTCTATCAATACATACAAAACCTTCAAGACACCATTACCTCAAAACTAGAAGCAGTTGATGGCAAAGCAACTTTTCAAGAAGACATTTGGGAACGACCAGAAGGTGGCGGAGGGCGTACGCGTGTTATCGAAAACGGTAATGTTTTTGAAAAAGGAGGCGTAAATATTTCTGGTGTTCACGGTAAATTACCCGACAGTATGCAAAAATACTTTGGCGTTGAAGATGCTGATTTTTTTGCTTGCGGATTAAGCTTAGTGCTACACCCTAAAAATCCGATGGTTCCAACCGTTCATGCCAATTGGCGTTACTTTGAAATGTATGATAAAGATGGAGCTATTGTAGACCAATGGTTTGGGGGCGGACAAGATTTAACCCCCTATTATTTGTTTGAAGATGATGCCGTTCATTTTCATAAAGTTTGTAAAACAGCTTGTGATAAGCACCATCCAGAATTTTACGAAACCTACAAAAAACGTTGCGATGATTATTTCTACAATGCGCATCGTAATGAAGGTCGTGGTATTGGTGGTTTGTTTTTTGATTATTGTAAAGCCACAGATGCCATGTCTATGGAAAACTGGTATAATTTTGTAACCGAAGTTGGCAATAGTTTCCTTGAATGTTACGTACCTATTGTTGAAAAACGCAAAGCTTTACCTTTTTCAAAAGAACAAAGAGACTGGCAAGAAATTCGTCGTGGTCGCTATGTAGAATTTAATTTGGTACACGATAAAGGCACGCTTTTCGGACTTAAAACCAACGGACGTATAGAAAGTATTTTAATGAGCTTGCCTCCACATGTGCAATGGGTTTACGACCATCAACCCGAAGTTGGAAGTGAGGAGGAAAAATTAATTAAGGTTTTACAGAACCCTAAAGATTGGGTGTAATGAATTGCTATTGTGGAAACAAAATCCCCTATTCAGAATGTTGCGAAAAAATACATCATGACATTCATCAAGCCATAACTGCAGAACAATTAATGCGTTCAAGATATAGTGCATTTGTGAAAGCTGATGGCAATTATTTAATGCAAAGTCACCATAGTTCAACAAGACCAATAAAAGAGAAAAAGTCAATTATTAAATGGGCAAAATCTGTACAGTGGATTAAGCTTGAAGTTTTAGAAACTTCAAAAGGAAAATCAAACAATACAGAAGGAACTGTTACATTTAATGCGTATTTTTATGAAAAAGGAAATGTAGAAGTCATTCATGAAAAATCCACTTTTATAAAAGAAAATAACCATTGGACCTATTTAGGGTTAAGTAAATAAAAAATTAGAAATGTATCCTTTAAAAAGAAACCGACGATTAAGAACCAACGAAGCTATTAGAAGTTTAGTTAGAGAAACCATCATATCACCAAACGATTTTTTAGTACCTCTTTTTGTAGTAGAAGGCAAAGGTGTGAAAGATGAAATCCCATCCATGCCAAATTACTTTCGTTATAGCTTAGATTTATTGGAGAATGAGGTTAAGGAACTTTGGAGTTTGGGGTTGAAATCGGTATTACTATTTGTAAAAGTGCCCGATAATTTAAAAGATAATAAAGGAAAAGAAGCCTTAAACCCATACGGATTGATGCAACGCGCCATTAAAACCGTTAAAAATGCTTGTCCAGAGATGTTGGTCATGACCGATGTGGCATTAGACCCCTATTCGGCTTATGGACACGATGGTATTATTGAAAACGGCATTATTGTTAACGATCCAACTGCAGATTTTCTTGCAGAAATGAGCATTTCCCACGCACAAGCTGGCGCCGATTTTGTAGCACCAAGTGATATGATGGACGGACGTATTTTAACCATCCGTGAGGCTTTGGAAGATAAAGGTTTTATCAACACAGGTATTATGAGTTATTCGGCAAAATATGCCTCCGCATTTTACGGCCCGTTTCGCGATGCGCTAGATTCTGCTCCTGTGGATATGGTTGATATTCCTAAAGATAAGAAAACTTATCAAATGGATTATGCCAACCGTTTTGAAGCCATTCGAGAAACTGAAATGGATATTGATGAAGGTGCAGATATTGTGATGGTAAAACCAGGCTTATGTTATTTAGATATTGTTCGTGAAATAAAAAATGCTGTGGATGTGCCTGTTGCTGTATATCAAGTATCTGGTGAATATGCCATGTTAAAAGCCGCTGCTGAAAAAGGTTGGCTAGACCATGATGCTGTTATGATGGAACAAATAACCGCCATTAAACGTGCTGGAGCCGACGTGATTGCGAGTTATTTTGCAAAAGACGTAGCTATACTTATAAATAAATAATTGGTTTATTATTATAAATAATTAATATTTTATTATATTTCATTTCGATTAATTCTATTAACTATAAATATACTATTGATTCAAAATGGATGACATTGATATAAAAATCATAAAAATGCTTCAAAAAAACGCTCGTGAAGCATTTGCAAGAATTGGAAAACGGGTTGAACTATCAGCTCCTGCAGTTGGTAAACGCGTCAAACAGCTAGAAGAAAAAGGTATTATTCAAGGATATTCTTTACAACTGAATCATAAAAAACTTGGTATAACAACCAAAGTGTATATCGTTCTAAAAATTCATCAATCAAGCACCTTAAAAACTGCCTACAACCAAATCATAAATTTGGAAGAAGTACAACGCTGTGACAGAATCACTGGTGAAGACCGTTTACAGATTTTAGCCTTTTTTAAGGGTCATAAAGATTTGGTTACATTCATCGAACGAATTTCGCAATATGGTATCCCCAATACGAGTATCATACTAGAGAATTCATAAGCGTATTCAATAACACGTATAATATTCTTAAATTAGCAAAAACACCATACGCTGATGACACTTCTTATTCTTTACGCATTCATATCCATCTTTTTTTCATTTCTATGCTCCATTTTGGAGGCTGTACTTTTAAGCGTAACACCAACATTCATTAATATAAAAAAGAAAGAAGGTCGCGGATATGCAGAAACTTTGGATGCTTTAAAAAAAGACGTTGACAAACCGCTAATAGCAATTCTGACTCTAAATACTATTGCACATACAGTTGGCGCCATTTTGGTAGGTGTACAAGCGGAAACCGTTTTTGGAAATGGCGACAATGAAATCATGATTGTATCGGCTGCTATGACCTTGTTAATTTTAGTACTATCTGAAATCATCCCTAAAACCATCGGAGCAACCTACTGGAAAAATCTGGCTAACTTCACTTCAAAAGCACTCAATATTCTTATTTTTCCTTTAAAATATACGGGCATTCTTTGGGTGCTGCAGTTAACCACAAAACTGATTGGTGGAAAAAATGCCCACGTAAGTACTTTAAGTCGTGATAGCTTTTTGGCTATGGCTGATATTGCCCATGAAGAAGGTGTTTTTCAAGAATCAGAAAGTAAGGTTATTAAAAACCTTCTCAATTTTAAAAAGATTTTAGCCAAAGATATCATGACACCAAGACCTAGTATGGTGTCTGAAGATGAAACCACTTCTGTAAAAATATTCTTTGAAAAAAACCAGAATCTACGGGTTTCCCGAATACCAATTTATTCAGACAATCCTGACAATATTACTGGATTAGTTTTGAAAGATGATGTTTATAAAGAAATGGCATTAGATCATGATGATAGAACTTTAGCTGACATTAGAAGAGATATCATCATCGTAGAAAGAAACCTTCCCATCCCTATTTTATTTCAAAAGTTGGTGGACAGCAAAAACCACATGGCATTGGTGGTTGATGAATATGGTACAGTAACTGGTTTGGTAACCATGGAAGATGTTATTGAAACACTTCTTGGGTTAGAAATCATGGATGAAAGCGATAATGTAGAAGACCTTCAACTACAGGCAAGGAAAAGTTGGGAACAACGCGCCAAGCGTCTTGGGATGATTAATGATGAAGATAAGTCTGAATCTGAAGAATGAAAATAACACAAAAAGGCATTAACGACTAATCTTTGCTTTACCCAAAATGTTTGTAATGCCGATAAGAATCTCAATAAATTATTTATGCTAATTCAATCGAATAGTTACTAAATAAGTATCTTATACTTTTATTTTTCGATCTTCTCATCAACAGTATAGCTCATGTTATAATAGCCTATATGACCATTTTCTGTGATGCCTTCTACTACAACGAGCATATCGCCAGTATTATCTGCATTATAAAAATCAATTTGTGCTTTGCCTTCTATATCTGTTATAATATTGGGGTTCCAATATACTACCGAACGTAAATCTGGGATATTCCAATCATCATGCTGCAAGTCTTCGTATTTAGGTGCATAAAATTCGCGTTGGGGAGTTAATCCTGAGATAGTTCCTTTAAAAATTCCAGATGTTCTTTGTACGCCGAAAAGACCTTTTTTGGAATAGGTATAAATGCTTATAAATGAAATTGTAAGTGCTCCGTCTAAAGCTCTAGGGTCGCCAAACACCTCGTTTACATATTTTCTTGGATTCTTAGGACTTTTTATTATCTCTACACTTTTAATTTCTTCAGTAGGCAAACTCCCTATTAACCCGTAATTTTCAATTTTTACGGGTATGCCATCTATAATGATAAAGGTAAAATCTGCTCCATGTGCTTCGGCCAATAGAAATCCTCCATTCCTTCCAACTCTTCGAATAGAAATATCTTCTGGATAACTAAATAGCAGTACACTAAATAGCCCATAAGACCATTTTTTAATTTCCTTATGCAACTCCTTATCTTCAATTACAATATCTGGTGGTCCATGCAAATTCATCATCTTCTCTCGTTCGGTCGTTAATTTATACCCAGAAAGTTTAACTTCATCTAAAGCAATAGTTCCACTCGATACTTTAAAATCTTCTTCTACGTGCTTTCGCTCAATATTTTCTTTGAGATAATTGTTTATAGAATCGACTAATTGTATAGACTCCTTTTTTTTATAATTAATATTTGGTGGCAATGTTTTATCAATATTAATTGTATAGTCCTTTTGCTTTCCTTTATAATTCTTTGATTGTATTAAGATTTCTAAATCGTCAGCATACATATCGTCTAAATAGAAATTAAAATATCCTGTACTATCAACTTGTTGTTTAAAAACACTTTGAGGTTTTCCAAAAGTCATCAAAGTTAAATCTAAAGGTTGCTTTTTCTTATTATTTGGGTTGAAAAATTCACCCACAGTTCCAGAGACAACTAAAGTCTTTTCGGGTTCGATTTTAAAGTTGGTTGTTATTTCTGAATTTTCATATTTATAATGTCGCCAGCCTTGAGTTAACATAAGTGCATCCATATCTCGATGCCTATTTTTATTTGCTTTATCAAAATAAATATAAGGAGATTCGATGTTGCCTCGTAATTCTGAATTCAATAAAAAATAAGACAGGATGTTTTGACGCCTATCTTGCATCCTTCCCAATTGCTCTTTATTAAGAATTAACACCGAAAGATGAGCCTTAACTAACTGACTGTCTTTATCTTTTGTGAAGATATTAATAATCGTTTTATCTCGTTGACTATACTGTTTTAAATGAGGCGTAGCTGTTATATTTAATCTGTAATCTTCCGAAAAATTATAAATTAAACGCTCGCAAACAGGTTCTTTGTTTGTATTTAATATGGTTAACTTAACAATACCTTCAGGTAATGATTTTTTTTCTAATGCTATATTAACAATACCATTTTTTAACTGAAGCTTTGAATTATGGAACGTAACACCTCTTGATTGCACTTTTAAATAAATACTATCCTGTTTAAGATCATTTGAGTTTATACCAATTCTTATATAATTACCGGCTTGTCTAACAGTTAAAACCTGCCCTATCGGAACTACTTTAGGTAGCATGAATTTATATTCAACATCTCTATTATTTTTTACACTTCCATAATATATTTTATCCACATCTGCCTTAAAATATGTAATACCCATGCCAAGTTTATTACTTACAAAAGGAGCAATAACAGAATCATACTGGTCAACAATATTGCCAGAGACTTTTTGTCCTTCATTTTTATAATCTAAAGCTTTAAATGCAACGGTACTTAAGACGCCATCCACCAATTTTCCGCCTTCAGGAAAAAACTGTAAATCTAAATAGTCTTTGTCTATAAAAAATGTTTTACTATATGTATTAACAAAGCCATAATTATTATTTTTAAGCTTGATGGCATCTAATCTCAACTCCAATTTTGCTTTTACTACGGCTTCAGGAAGCAAATAATTAAAACGATAATCACCCTGTTTATCCTTTTTTATTTCTACGGAATCTTCTTTAGTATCCATATCAATATATAACATGAGTTTACCTCTATATTTGGGATCTATAACTCTAGGAAAAACTTTTGCCGATAACTCATATTGTTTAGATTCATTTTCTGTTAGTATAATCCCTCTAATAGCTTCCTCGTTCTCTAAAATAGTTTTAGGAGTATAAAGATTTATATAGTATTCACTTATAAAATCCGCATCAAAATTTGTATTCCATTTTGTATAAGCACGAATTAAATAACGCCCTGAACTCATTGCTTCATTTAATTGAAAAAAACTATCTGCTATTCCTTTTTCTAACTTTAATAATTTTTGATCTATAACTCTTTCATCAAAATCTATGAGTTCTACATGTAAAATACCTGATAGTTTGGTAGGCGTATGGTTCAAATCTGTAACAATGGCTTTAAACCAAATGGTTTTATCTGTTGTAAAAACGGTGCTACTTAATTGAAGATATATTTTCTCTGCATAAAATTCTTTGGAAGTTGTTAGATTTAAATCTTGTTCTTGGCATTGAACTCGGTTATTTGCAAACAAAAAAAGAATATAGAATGTTAAACCTAAAAACTTATTTTTCAAATCTTTTACGTATTAATTGTCTTATAAAGATATAAAAATAGTTAATTACCCTTGTTTTTGTAAATTAGTCATTCTAAAAAAAGATTTTATGGAAGAATGCATCATCAAATCGCCTTTAGGTTATACCAAAATTATTGGTGACGCTGAAGGAATCTCCTCGGTAATTGTTCTTAATTCCGAAGAAAAAGTAACCGATATTATCCCTGCTGAACTTGAAGATTCTGTTATTCAACTTAATGAATATTTTGAAGGATATCGCACAAAATTCGATCTTAAATTAAATCCACAAGGCTCCGATTTTCAAAAGCAAATTTGGAAACTATTAGAACAAATTCCATATGGAAAAACAGTTTCTTATTTGGATTTATCAAAACAATTGGGTGATGTAAAAGCTATTCGAGCGGTTGCTAACGCCAATGGTAAAAATCCGTTGTGGATAATCGTTCCTTGCCATCGTGTGATTGGAAGCAATGGCAGTTTAACAGGTTACGCAGGAGGTTTACATCGCAAACAATGGTTATTGGAACATGAAAGTCCATACAAACAGCAATCTCTTTTTTAAATTTAGTATTCTAATAAGTCAAAAGTAGAAACACATAAAATATTTGCTATATTTATTTCAACTAAACGTATTCAAATGAAATTCCTTAAAAAATTTTTAAAGTGGACTGTTGTATTATTAGGCTTATTACTAATTGGTCTTTATATTTTTGATTATGGATATATTTTAAGAGGTGCAAAAATTGTTTACTTTACAGGACACAATACCGCATTTATTGACGATTATCCTTATTTTGAAAATGATACTATCAAAAAAGGAACCACTACAGATGAGTGGCCCATTCATAAAAATTACAATACAGTAAAAGAAACCGAAAAACTTTCAAAAGTTAATAAAGATTGGGGAACCATAACTTATTTAATTATTAAAAATGATAGTATTTGGTTTGAAAATTATGATGCCGGTTTTAATAAGAATTCTAAAACAAACTCCTTTTCGATGGCTAAGAGCATTACAACATCATTATTAGGAAAAGCAATAATGGATGGATATATAAAGAGTTTAGATCAACCTGTTAGCGATTTTTACTCACAATATTCTTATGCTAAAACAACTGTTGGAGATTTAGCTTCAATGGCATCTGGTTTAGATTGGGTAGAACATTATACAAGTCCGTTTTCAGTAACCGCTAGAGCCAATTACGATGATGATTTAGCAGAAACCATTTTAAACCAAAAAGTAGTAAAAACACCAGGTAAAGAATTTGAATATTTAAGCGGAAGTACACAATTACTTGGAATGATTATTCAAAAAGCTACTAAAAAATCTTTAGCTAGTTACCTATCAGAAAGTTTTTGGCAACCTATGGGAGCAACTAATGATGCTCTTTGGCAATTAGATGATAGCGAAAACAAATTGGCTAAAGCTTTTTGCTGTATTTCAAGTAACGCCAGAGATTTTGCCCGTTTTGGGAAATTATACAAAGACGATGGAAAATGGAATGGCAAACAACTTTTAGATTCGGCTTTTGTTGTAAAATCCATCACGCCACGTTTTATGGATAGTCCGCAATACGGCTACGGTTGGTGGCTAAAAGATGTTGGTAATAAACATTTTTTTATGATGAGAGGTCACCTTGGGCAATACGTTATTGTAGAACCTAACGATAACGTGATTATTGTGCGTTTAGGGCATAGAAAATCGCCCGATGAAGGTGTGGGACAGTTTACCGAAGACATTACGGTTTATATTGAGGAAGCTTATAAGATGCTTGAACAATGATTTCAAAACTCCATTTAGAAACCATATTATTTCTGGATATTGAAACCGTTCCAGAAACCCAGTATTTTTCAGATTTAGACGAAACCAAACAAGCACTCTGGGAACATAAATCCAAATACCAAAGAAAGCAAGATGAAACCGCAGAAGATTTTTACGAACGTGCCGGAATTTGGGCAGAATTTGGTAAAATAGTATGTATATCCGTTGGTTATTTCATTCTCAAAGGAGATTTAAGACAATTTCGAGTGACTTCATTTTACGGTGAAGAAGTTAAAATTTTAAAGGATTTTAAAAATTTACTCGTTTCACATTTTAGCGAAACAAAACATTTACTTTGTGCCCATAATGGCAAGGAATTCGATTTTCCGTACATTGCACGCCGCATGATAATCCACAACATAGAGTTGCCTTATAAACTCAATCTCTTTGGAAAAAAACCTTGGGAAATTCCGCATTTGGACACCTTAGAATTATGGAAGTTTGGCGATTACAAATCTTATACATCCTTAAAATTATTAACGAACGTGTTAGGTATCCCTTCAC
The genomic region above belongs to Mariniflexile litorale and contains:
- a CDS encoding serine hydrolase produces the protein MKFLKKFLKWTVVLLGLLLIGLYIFDYGYILRGAKIVYFTGHNTAFIDDYPYFENDTIKKGTTTDEWPIHKNYNTVKETEKLSKVNKDWGTITYLIIKNDSIWFENYDAGFNKNSKTNSFSMAKSITTSLLGKAIMDGYIKSLDQPVSDFYSQYSYAKTTVGDLASMASGLDWVEHYTSPFSVTARANYDDDLAETILNQKVVKTPGKEFEYLSGSTQLLGMIIQKATKKSLASYLSESFWQPMGATNDALWQLDDSENKLAKAFCCISSNARDFARFGKLYKDDGKWNGKQLLDSAFVVKSITPRFMDSPQYGYGWWLKDVGNKHFFMMRGHLGQYVIVEPNDNVIIVRLGHRKSPDEGVGQFTEDITVYIEEAYKMLEQ
- a CDS encoding 3'-5' exonuclease; protein product: MISKLHLETILFLDIETVPETQYFSDLDETKQALWEHKSKYQRKQDETAEDFYERAGIWAEFGKIVCISVGYFILKGDLRQFRVTSFYGEEVKILKDFKNLLVSHFSETKHLLCAHNGKEFDFPYIARRMIIHNIELPYKLNLFGKKPWEIPHLDTLELWKFGDYKSYTSLKLLTNVLGIPSPKDDIDGSEVYRVFYEENEIDRIVIYCEKDTIAVAQIFLRLRGDDILHDKEIIHI